The Parambassis ranga chromosome 14, fParRan2.1, whole genome shotgun sequence genome includes a window with the following:
- the dmpk gene encoding myotonin-protein kinase isoform X1 yields MSTGPGLGALDLAEGPQTTGPVGLQTLLDLLVGVYQEFYSSPFSREKYVSGFLQWVEPLVKQVKKTRIKREDFHILKVIGRGTFSEVAVARMRKTQQVYALKIMNKWDLLQRGESACYQEEREVLLKGDRRWITELHYAFQDDNYLYLVMDYYVGGDLLTLLSKFGDRIHEDMAQFYLAEMVMAIDSVHRLGYVHRDIKPDNIMLTCDGHIRLGDFGSCLRLQEDGMVHSSLAVGTPDYLSPEILRTVERGGGYGPECDWWALGICAYEMLLGTTPFYAESISETYAKILHFQEYFEFPPSGPEISEKARSFITGLICERDVRLGRKGSSDFRSHLFFSGLDWSSLHKLPAPYRPEVSNPTDTSNFDILDDCLSDMERLSDVMDRAPIGVHLAFVGYSYTATSQTGAIDRSQDIMMQIDDKRLRECETLYSPEEMSQLWQLADVVVDNLPPLLDLPLTQEKGPTASTHTTTTEEEEEVDRISGLDEDYQSRHLHEAERRYCELEKEMERLKEEMQNWQVPKEIELSISPAFLALPAHCVDSTWDRERAPPVCHYPLVIPLHRHLLLFHRVRLPQVMSESYLLVCAEGGQLQAWERHCYSELS; encoded by the exons ATGTCAACGGGCCCCGGCCTTGGTGCACTCGACCTGGCCGAGGGCCCCCAGACTACAGGACCCGTTGGGCTGCAGACACTGTTGGACTTACTTGTTGGTGTTTATCAGGAGTTCTACTCCTCACCCTTTTCAAGGGAGAAGTATGTCTCTGGTTTTCTGCAATGGG TGGAGCCTCTGGTCAAGCAGGTTAAAAAGACGCGCATCAAAAGAGAGGACTTCCACATCCTGAAGGTGATTGGTCGTGGTACATTCAGTGAG GTTGCTGTTGCAAGGATGCGAAAAACACAACAAGTGTATGCTCTGAAAATAATGAACAAGTGGGACCTGCTGCAGCGCGGAGAG TCAGCTTGTTaccaggaggagagagaggttTTGCTGAAGGGCGACCGACGTTGGATCACAGAGTTGCACTACGCCTTCCAGGATGACAACTATCTG TACCTGGTGATGGATTATTATGTAGGTGGGGACCTGTTGACTCTGCTCAGTAAATTTGGAGATCGGATCCATGAGGACATGGCTCAGTTCTACCTGGCTGAGATGGTCATGGCCATTGATTCTGTCCACAGACTAGGTTATGTACACAG AGACATTAAACCTGACAACATCATGCTGACATGTGATGGACATATCAGACTGGGAGACTTTGGTTCCTGTTTAAGACTCCAGGAGGATGGGATG GTTCACTCATCTCTAGCAGTTGGAACTCCTGACTATTTGTCTCCAGAGATTTTAAGGACAGTTGAGAGAGGTGGAGGTTATGGTCCTGAATGTGACTGGTGGGCTCTGGGTATCTGTGCATATGAGATGCTGTTGGGAACTACACCCTTCTATGCAGAGTCCATCTCTGAAACATATGCCAAGATCCTTCACTTTCAG GAGTATTTTGAGTTTCCTCCGTCTGGCCCTGAGATTTCAGAGAAAGCTCGTTCCTTCATCACTGGACTCATCTGCGAAAGGGACGTCCGACTGGGGAGGAAAGGCTCCAGTGACTTCCGGAGTCATCTGTTTTTTAGTGGACTAGACTGGAGTTCCCTGCACAAACTCCCTGCCCCCTACCGGCCTGAAGTTTCCAATCCTACTGACACATCCAACTTTGACATTCTGGACGACTGTCTCAGTGACATG GAGAGGCTGTCTGATGTCATGGATAGAGCTCCCATAGGAGTGCATTTGGCTTTTGTTGGATACTCATACACTGCTACCAG TCAGACAGGTGCCATTGACCGTAGTCAAGACATCATGATGCAGATAGATGACAAAAGGCTCAGGGAGTGTGAAACTCTGTATAGCCCAGAGGAAATG AGCCAGCTGTGGCAGCTTGCAGATGTTGTTGTGGACAACCTGCCTCCATTGTTGGACCTCCCTCTTACTCAGGAGAAAGGTCCTACTGCATCtacccacaccaccaccacggaagaggaagaggaggttgaCCGAATATCAGGACTTGATGAAGATTATCAGAG CAGACACTTACATGAGGCGGAGAGAAGATATTGTGAGCTGGAGAAAGAAATGGAAAGACTTAAGGAGGAGATGCAAAATTGGCAAGTTCCCAAGGAGATAG AGCTGAGTATCAGCCCAGCATTTCTTGCTCTGCCTGCCCACTGTGTGGACTCAACATGGGAT agggagagagcaccCCCAGTCTGCCATTACCCGCTAGTGATTCCTCTCCACCGCCATCTGCTCCTGTTCCACAGG
- the dmpk gene encoding myotonin-protein kinase isoform X3 has translation MSTGPGLGALDLAEGPQTTGPVGLQTLLDLLVGVYQEFYSSPFSREKYVSGFLQWVEPLVKQVKKTRIKREDFHILKVIGRGTFSEVAVARMRKTQQVYALKIMNKWDLLQRGESACYQEEREVLLKGDRRWITELHYAFQDDNYLYLVMDYYVGGDLLTLLSKFGDRIHEDMAQFYLAEMVMAIDSVHRLGYVHRDIKPDNIMLTCDGHIRLGDFGSCLRLQEDGMVHSSLAVGTPDYLSPEILRTVERGGGYGPECDWWALGICAYEMLLGTTPFYAESISETYAKILHFQEYFEFPPSGPEISEKARSFITGLICERDVRLGRKGSSDFRSHLFFSGLDWSSLHKLPAPYRPEVSNPTDTSNFDILDDCLSDMERLSDVMDRAPIGVHLAFVGYSYTATSQTGAIDRSQDIMMQIDDKRLRECETLYSPEEMSQLWQLADVVVDNLPPLLDLPLTQEKGPTASTHTTTTEEEEEVDRISGLDEDYQSRHLHEAERRYCELEKEMERLKEEMQNWQVPKEIEGESTPSLPLPASDSSPPPSAPVPQGAPAPGDE, from the exons ATGTCAACGGGCCCCGGCCTTGGTGCACTCGACCTGGCCGAGGGCCCCCAGACTACAGGACCCGTTGGGCTGCAGACACTGTTGGACTTACTTGTTGGTGTTTATCAGGAGTTCTACTCCTCACCCTTTTCAAGGGAGAAGTATGTCTCTGGTTTTCTGCAATGGG TGGAGCCTCTGGTCAAGCAGGTTAAAAAGACGCGCATCAAAAGAGAGGACTTCCACATCCTGAAGGTGATTGGTCGTGGTACATTCAGTGAG GTTGCTGTTGCAAGGATGCGAAAAACACAACAAGTGTATGCTCTGAAAATAATGAACAAGTGGGACCTGCTGCAGCGCGGAGAG TCAGCTTGTTaccaggaggagagagaggttTTGCTGAAGGGCGACCGACGTTGGATCACAGAGTTGCACTACGCCTTCCAGGATGACAACTATCTG TACCTGGTGATGGATTATTATGTAGGTGGGGACCTGTTGACTCTGCTCAGTAAATTTGGAGATCGGATCCATGAGGACATGGCTCAGTTCTACCTGGCTGAGATGGTCATGGCCATTGATTCTGTCCACAGACTAGGTTATGTACACAG AGACATTAAACCTGACAACATCATGCTGACATGTGATGGACATATCAGACTGGGAGACTTTGGTTCCTGTTTAAGACTCCAGGAGGATGGGATG GTTCACTCATCTCTAGCAGTTGGAACTCCTGACTATTTGTCTCCAGAGATTTTAAGGACAGTTGAGAGAGGTGGAGGTTATGGTCCTGAATGTGACTGGTGGGCTCTGGGTATCTGTGCATATGAGATGCTGTTGGGAACTACACCCTTCTATGCAGAGTCCATCTCTGAAACATATGCCAAGATCCTTCACTTTCAG GAGTATTTTGAGTTTCCTCCGTCTGGCCCTGAGATTTCAGAGAAAGCTCGTTCCTTCATCACTGGACTCATCTGCGAAAGGGACGTCCGACTGGGGAGGAAAGGCTCCAGTGACTTCCGGAGTCATCTGTTTTTTAGTGGACTAGACTGGAGTTCCCTGCACAAACTCCCTGCCCCCTACCGGCCTGAAGTTTCCAATCCTACTGACACATCCAACTTTGACATTCTGGACGACTGTCTCAGTGACATG GAGAGGCTGTCTGATGTCATGGATAGAGCTCCCATAGGAGTGCATTTGGCTTTTGTTGGATACTCATACACTGCTACCAG TCAGACAGGTGCCATTGACCGTAGTCAAGACATCATGATGCAGATAGATGACAAAAGGCTCAGGGAGTGTGAAACTCTGTATAGCCCAGAGGAAATG AGCCAGCTGTGGCAGCTTGCAGATGTTGTTGTGGACAACCTGCCTCCATTGTTGGACCTCCCTCTTACTCAGGAGAAAGGTCCTACTGCATCtacccacaccaccaccacggaagaggaagaggaggttgaCCGAATATCAGGACTTGATGAAGATTATCAGAG CAGACACTTACATGAGGCGGAGAGAAGATATTGTGAGCTGGAGAAAGAAATGGAAAGACTTAAGGAGGAGATGCAAAATTGGCAAGTTCCCAAGGAGATAG agggagagagcaccCCCAGTCTGCCATTACCCGCTAGTGATTCCTCTCCACCGCCATCTGCTCCTGTTCCACAGG
- the dmpk gene encoding myotonin-protein kinase isoform X2: MSTGPGLGALDLAEGPQTTGPVGLQTLLDLLVGVYQEFYSSPFSREKYVSGFLQWVEPLVKQVKKTRIKREDFHILKVIGRGTFSEVAVARMRKTQQVYALKIMNKWDLLQRGESACYQEEREVLLKGDRRWITELHYAFQDDNYLYLVMDYYVGGDLLTLLSKFGDRIHEDMAQFYLAEMVMAIDSVHRLGYVHRDIKPDNIMLTCDGHIRLGDFGSCLRLQEDGMVHSSLAVGTPDYLSPEILRTVERGGGYGPECDWWALGICAYEMLLGTTPFYAESISETYAKILHFQEYFEFPPSGPEISEKARSFITGLICERDVRLGRKGSSDFRSHLFFSGLDWSSLHKLPAPYRPEVSNPTDTSNFDILDDCLSDMERLSDVMDRAPIGVHLAFVGYSYTATSQTGAIDRSQDIMMQIDDKRLRECETLYSPEEMSQLWQLADVVVDNLPPLLDLPLTQEKGPTASTHTTTTEEEEEVDRISGLDEDYQRHLHEAERRYCELEKEMERLKEEMQNWQVPKEIELSISPAFLALPAHCVDSTWDRERAPPVCHYPLVIPLHRHLLLFHRVRLPQVMSESYLLVCAEGGQLQAWERHCYSELS; the protein is encoded by the exons ATGTCAACGGGCCCCGGCCTTGGTGCACTCGACCTGGCCGAGGGCCCCCAGACTACAGGACCCGTTGGGCTGCAGACACTGTTGGACTTACTTGTTGGTGTTTATCAGGAGTTCTACTCCTCACCCTTTTCAAGGGAGAAGTATGTCTCTGGTTTTCTGCAATGGG TGGAGCCTCTGGTCAAGCAGGTTAAAAAGACGCGCATCAAAAGAGAGGACTTCCACATCCTGAAGGTGATTGGTCGTGGTACATTCAGTGAG GTTGCTGTTGCAAGGATGCGAAAAACACAACAAGTGTATGCTCTGAAAATAATGAACAAGTGGGACCTGCTGCAGCGCGGAGAG TCAGCTTGTTaccaggaggagagagaggttTTGCTGAAGGGCGACCGACGTTGGATCACAGAGTTGCACTACGCCTTCCAGGATGACAACTATCTG TACCTGGTGATGGATTATTATGTAGGTGGGGACCTGTTGACTCTGCTCAGTAAATTTGGAGATCGGATCCATGAGGACATGGCTCAGTTCTACCTGGCTGAGATGGTCATGGCCATTGATTCTGTCCACAGACTAGGTTATGTACACAG AGACATTAAACCTGACAACATCATGCTGACATGTGATGGACATATCAGACTGGGAGACTTTGGTTCCTGTTTAAGACTCCAGGAGGATGGGATG GTTCACTCATCTCTAGCAGTTGGAACTCCTGACTATTTGTCTCCAGAGATTTTAAGGACAGTTGAGAGAGGTGGAGGTTATGGTCCTGAATGTGACTGGTGGGCTCTGGGTATCTGTGCATATGAGATGCTGTTGGGAACTACACCCTTCTATGCAGAGTCCATCTCTGAAACATATGCCAAGATCCTTCACTTTCAG GAGTATTTTGAGTTTCCTCCGTCTGGCCCTGAGATTTCAGAGAAAGCTCGTTCCTTCATCACTGGACTCATCTGCGAAAGGGACGTCCGACTGGGGAGGAAAGGCTCCAGTGACTTCCGGAGTCATCTGTTTTTTAGTGGACTAGACTGGAGTTCCCTGCACAAACTCCCTGCCCCCTACCGGCCTGAAGTTTCCAATCCTACTGACACATCCAACTTTGACATTCTGGACGACTGTCTCAGTGACATG GAGAGGCTGTCTGATGTCATGGATAGAGCTCCCATAGGAGTGCATTTGGCTTTTGTTGGATACTCATACACTGCTACCAG TCAGACAGGTGCCATTGACCGTAGTCAAGACATCATGATGCAGATAGATGACAAAAGGCTCAGGGAGTGTGAAACTCTGTATAGCCCAGAGGAAATG AGCCAGCTGTGGCAGCTTGCAGATGTTGTTGTGGACAACCTGCCTCCATTGTTGGACCTCCCTCTTACTCAGGAGAAAGGTCCTACTGCATCtacccacaccaccaccacggaagaggaagaggaggttgaCCGAATATCAGGACTTGATGAAGATTATCAGAG ACACTTACATGAGGCGGAGAGAAGATATTGTGAGCTGGAGAAAGAAATGGAAAGACTTAAGGAGGAGATGCAAAATTGGCAAGTTCCCAAGGAGATAG AGCTGAGTATCAGCCCAGCATTTCTTGCTCTGCCTGCCCACTGTGTGGACTCAACATGGGAT agggagagagcaccCCCAGTCTGCCATTACCCGCTAGTGATTCCTCTCCACCGCCATCTGCTCCTGTTCCACAGG
- the dmpk gene encoding myotonin-protein kinase isoform X4 codes for MSTGPGLGALDLAEGPQTTGPVGLQTLLDLLVGVYQEFYSSPFSREKYVSGFLQWVEPLVKQVKKTRIKREDFHILKVIGRGTFSEVAVARMRKTQQVYALKIMNKWDLLQRGESACYQEEREVLLKGDRRWITELHYAFQDDNYLYLVMDYYVGGDLLTLLSKFGDRIHEDMAQFYLAEMVMAIDSVHRLGYVHRDIKPDNIMLTCDGHIRLGDFGSCLRLQEDGMVHSSLAVGTPDYLSPEILRTVERGGGYGPECDWWALGICAYEMLLGTTPFYAESISETYAKILHFQEYFEFPPSGPEISEKARSFITGLICERDVRLGRKGSSDFRSHLFFSGLDWSSLHKLPAPYRPEVSNPTDTSNFDILDDCLSDMERLSDVMDRAPIGVHLAFVGYSYTATSQTGAIDRSQDIMMQIDDKRLRECETLYSPEEMSQLWQLADVVVDNLPPLLDLPLTQEKGPTASTHTTTTEEEEEVDRISGLDEDYQRHLHEAERRYCELEKEMERLKEEMQNWQVPKEIEGESTPSLPLPASDSSPPPSAPVPQGAPAPGDE; via the exons ATGTCAACGGGCCCCGGCCTTGGTGCACTCGACCTGGCCGAGGGCCCCCAGACTACAGGACCCGTTGGGCTGCAGACACTGTTGGACTTACTTGTTGGTGTTTATCAGGAGTTCTACTCCTCACCCTTTTCAAGGGAGAAGTATGTCTCTGGTTTTCTGCAATGGG TGGAGCCTCTGGTCAAGCAGGTTAAAAAGACGCGCATCAAAAGAGAGGACTTCCACATCCTGAAGGTGATTGGTCGTGGTACATTCAGTGAG GTTGCTGTTGCAAGGATGCGAAAAACACAACAAGTGTATGCTCTGAAAATAATGAACAAGTGGGACCTGCTGCAGCGCGGAGAG TCAGCTTGTTaccaggaggagagagaggttTTGCTGAAGGGCGACCGACGTTGGATCACAGAGTTGCACTACGCCTTCCAGGATGACAACTATCTG TACCTGGTGATGGATTATTATGTAGGTGGGGACCTGTTGACTCTGCTCAGTAAATTTGGAGATCGGATCCATGAGGACATGGCTCAGTTCTACCTGGCTGAGATGGTCATGGCCATTGATTCTGTCCACAGACTAGGTTATGTACACAG AGACATTAAACCTGACAACATCATGCTGACATGTGATGGACATATCAGACTGGGAGACTTTGGTTCCTGTTTAAGACTCCAGGAGGATGGGATG GTTCACTCATCTCTAGCAGTTGGAACTCCTGACTATTTGTCTCCAGAGATTTTAAGGACAGTTGAGAGAGGTGGAGGTTATGGTCCTGAATGTGACTGGTGGGCTCTGGGTATCTGTGCATATGAGATGCTGTTGGGAACTACACCCTTCTATGCAGAGTCCATCTCTGAAACATATGCCAAGATCCTTCACTTTCAG GAGTATTTTGAGTTTCCTCCGTCTGGCCCTGAGATTTCAGAGAAAGCTCGTTCCTTCATCACTGGACTCATCTGCGAAAGGGACGTCCGACTGGGGAGGAAAGGCTCCAGTGACTTCCGGAGTCATCTGTTTTTTAGTGGACTAGACTGGAGTTCCCTGCACAAACTCCCTGCCCCCTACCGGCCTGAAGTTTCCAATCCTACTGACACATCCAACTTTGACATTCTGGACGACTGTCTCAGTGACATG GAGAGGCTGTCTGATGTCATGGATAGAGCTCCCATAGGAGTGCATTTGGCTTTTGTTGGATACTCATACACTGCTACCAG TCAGACAGGTGCCATTGACCGTAGTCAAGACATCATGATGCAGATAGATGACAAAAGGCTCAGGGAGTGTGAAACTCTGTATAGCCCAGAGGAAATG AGCCAGCTGTGGCAGCTTGCAGATGTTGTTGTGGACAACCTGCCTCCATTGTTGGACCTCCCTCTTACTCAGGAGAAAGGTCCTACTGCATCtacccacaccaccaccacggaagaggaagaggaggttgaCCGAATATCAGGACTTGATGAAGATTATCAGAG ACACTTACATGAGGCGGAGAGAAGATATTGTGAGCTGGAGAAAGAAATGGAAAGACTTAAGGAGGAGATGCAAAATTGGCAAGTTCCCAAGGAGATAG agggagagagcaccCCCAGTCTGCCATTACCCGCTAGTGATTCCTCTCCACCGCCATCTGCTCCTGTTCCACAGG
- the dmpk gene encoding myotonin-protein kinase isoform X5, whose product MSTGPGLGALDLAEGPQTTGPVGLQTLLDLLVGVYQEFYSSPFSREKYVSGFLQWVEPLVKQVKKTRIKREDFHILKVIGRGTFSEVAVARMRKTQQVYALKIMNKWDLLQRGESACYQEEREVLLKGDRRWITELHYAFQDDNYLYLVMDYYVGGDLLTLLSKFGDRIHEDMAQFYLAEMVMAIDSVHRLGYVHRDIKPDNIMLTCDGHIRLGDFGSCLRLQEDGMEYFEFPPSGPEISEKARSFITGLICERDVRLGRKGSSDFRSHLFFSGLDWSSLHKLPAPYRPEVSNPTDTSNFDILDDCLSDMERLSDVMDRAPIGVHLAFVGYSYTATSQTGAIDRSQDIMMQIDDKRLRECETLYSPEEMSQLWQLADVVVDNLPPLLDLPLTQEKGPTASTHTTTTEEEEEVDRISGLDEDYQSRHLHEAERRYCELEKEMERLKEEMQNWQVPKEIELSISPAFLALPAHCVDSTWDRERAPPVCHYPLVIPLHRHLLLFHRVRLPQVMSESYLLVCAEGGQLQAWERHCYSELS is encoded by the exons ATGTCAACGGGCCCCGGCCTTGGTGCACTCGACCTGGCCGAGGGCCCCCAGACTACAGGACCCGTTGGGCTGCAGACACTGTTGGACTTACTTGTTGGTGTTTATCAGGAGTTCTACTCCTCACCCTTTTCAAGGGAGAAGTATGTCTCTGGTTTTCTGCAATGGG TGGAGCCTCTGGTCAAGCAGGTTAAAAAGACGCGCATCAAAAGAGAGGACTTCCACATCCTGAAGGTGATTGGTCGTGGTACATTCAGTGAG GTTGCTGTTGCAAGGATGCGAAAAACACAACAAGTGTATGCTCTGAAAATAATGAACAAGTGGGACCTGCTGCAGCGCGGAGAG TCAGCTTGTTaccaggaggagagagaggttTTGCTGAAGGGCGACCGACGTTGGATCACAGAGTTGCACTACGCCTTCCAGGATGACAACTATCTG TACCTGGTGATGGATTATTATGTAGGTGGGGACCTGTTGACTCTGCTCAGTAAATTTGGAGATCGGATCCATGAGGACATGGCTCAGTTCTACCTGGCTGAGATGGTCATGGCCATTGATTCTGTCCACAGACTAGGTTATGTACACAG AGACATTAAACCTGACAACATCATGCTGACATGTGATGGACATATCAGACTGGGAGACTTTGGTTCCTGTTTAAGACTCCAGGAGGATGGGATG GAGTATTTTGAGTTTCCTCCGTCTGGCCCTGAGATTTCAGAGAAAGCTCGTTCCTTCATCACTGGACTCATCTGCGAAAGGGACGTCCGACTGGGGAGGAAAGGCTCCAGTGACTTCCGGAGTCATCTGTTTTTTAGTGGACTAGACTGGAGTTCCCTGCACAAACTCCCTGCCCCCTACCGGCCTGAAGTTTCCAATCCTACTGACACATCCAACTTTGACATTCTGGACGACTGTCTCAGTGACATG GAGAGGCTGTCTGATGTCATGGATAGAGCTCCCATAGGAGTGCATTTGGCTTTTGTTGGATACTCATACACTGCTACCAG TCAGACAGGTGCCATTGACCGTAGTCAAGACATCATGATGCAGATAGATGACAAAAGGCTCAGGGAGTGTGAAACTCTGTATAGCCCAGAGGAAATG AGCCAGCTGTGGCAGCTTGCAGATGTTGTTGTGGACAACCTGCCTCCATTGTTGGACCTCCCTCTTACTCAGGAGAAAGGTCCTACTGCATCtacccacaccaccaccacggaagaggaagaggaggttgaCCGAATATCAGGACTTGATGAAGATTATCAGAG CAGACACTTACATGAGGCGGAGAGAAGATATTGTGAGCTGGAGAAAGAAATGGAAAGACTTAAGGAGGAGATGCAAAATTGGCAAGTTCCCAAGGAGATAG AGCTGAGTATCAGCCCAGCATTTCTTGCTCTGCCTGCCCACTGTGTGGACTCAACATGGGAT agggagagagcaccCCCAGTCTGCCATTACCCGCTAGTGATTCCTCTCCACCGCCATCTGCTCCTGTTCCACAGG